One Setaria viridis chromosome 3, Setaria_viridis_v4.0, whole genome shotgun sequence DNA window includes the following coding sequences:
- the LOC117849270 gene encoding subtilisin-like protease, whose protein sequence is MEVHASLLFTSLVLIGLLSHTTQPITLGKCEGSSWCTYIVRVHPPPNFSMDMSRMSLEDWYRSFLPPRMARSKPQSPFIHTYREAILGFAVNLTKDEAEYIKTNDGVLMVYQDNLIPLFTTHTPDFLSLRPNGGAWNSLGMGEGIIIGLLDTGIDFAHTSFDDASMATPPAKWRGTCKFGSVKCNKKLIGGKSLIGGENNPDAPHDDVGHGTHTASTAAGRFVQGASVLGSGNGTAAGMAPHAHLAMYKVCNEQGCYGSDILAGMEAAIADGVDILSLSLGGRPQAFHEDIIAIGSFSAMKKGIFVSCSAGNSGPLPSTLSNEEPWVLTVGASTMDRQMKAVVKLGDGRSFVGESAYQPSNLASLPVMFELDGSGNMTGKVVACELEGSQVEIGQFIKDNGGSGMIVLGAEGSGHTTFAAANVLPASFLNSPDATAVRQYIKTSSKPTASIIFNGTALGTAPAPVVAYFSSRGPSTASPGILKPDIIGPGVNVIAAWPFKVGPNTADGHGKVFNSMSGTSMSAPHLSGIAAIIKSAHPDWSPAAIKSAIMTTAYVVYDNKKPILDEKFNPAGHFSIGAGHVNPSEVINPGLVYDTDVEQYILYLCGLGYTDSEVEIITHQKGVCSKGTKIAEAELNYPSIASRASSGKLVVNRTVTNVGDAMSSYTVEIDMPKEVKATVSPTKLEFTEAQESKTFTVSLIWDASKTKNAEGSFKWVSNKHVVRSPIVIF, encoded by the coding sequence ATGGAGGTCCATGCTAGTCTCCTATTCACCTCCCTTGTTCTCATAGGCCTCCTATCTCACACCACCCAACCCATCACCCTTGGAAAATGTGAAGGATCTAGTTGGTGCACATATATTGTACGTGTGCACCCTCCTCCAAACTTTTCCATGGACATGAGCCGCATGAGCCTTGAGGACTGGTATAGATCATTCCTCCCACCGCGAATGGCTAGATCCAAGCCTCAATCGCCATTCATACACACATATAGAGAAGCCATTCTTGGGTTTGCCGTGAACCTCACAAAAGATGAGGCCGAATACATCAAGACCAATGATGGGGTCCTTATGGTGTACCAAGACAACCTAATTCCACTCTTCACAACCCACACACCAGATTTCCTTAGCCTACGGCCAAATGGAGGGGCTTGGAATAGCTTAGGAATGGGTGAAGGAATCATCATTGGGCTCCTAGACACGGGCATAGACTTTGCTCATACATCTTTTGATGATGCTAGCATGGCCACACCACCTGCTAAATGGCGTGGAACCTGCAAGTTTGGAAGTGTTAAGTGCAACAAGAAGCTTATTGGCGGAAAGTCATTGATTGGTGGTGAGAATAATCCTGACGCTCCACACGATGATGTCGGCCATGGAACACACACTGCTAGCACAGCTGCTGGCAGGTTTGTGCAAGGTGCCAGTGTGCTTGGTAGTGGCAATGGTACGGCGGCTGGCATGGCCCCACATGCGCACCTAGCCATGTACAAGGTATGCAATGAGCAGGGCTGTTATGGCTCTGATATCCTTGCTGGAATGGAAGCCGCTATTGCTGATGGTGTTGATATCTTGTCTTTATCACTCGGCGGTCGTCCACAAGCCTTCCATGAAGATATTATTGCCATTGGATCCTTTTCTGCCATGAAGAAAGGGATATTTGTGAGTTGTTCTGCAGGAAATTCTGGTCCACTTCCCAGTACATTGAGCAATGAAGAACCATGGGTGCTGACTGTGGGTGCAAGCACAATGGACCGGCAAATGAAAGCCGTTGTGAAGCTAGGCGACGGCCGCTCATTTGTTGGTGAGTCAGCCTACCAACCATCTAACCTTGCTTCTTTACCAGTGATGTTTGAACTTGATGGTTCTGGAAACATGACCGGGAAAGTGGTTGCTTGCGAGCTTGAAGGCTCTCAAGTTGAGATTGGTCAATTTATCAAGGATAATGGTGGTTCTGGGATGATAGTACTGGGAGCTGAGGGTAGTGGCCACACAACTTTTGCTGCAGCCAATGTCCTCCCCGCCTCATTTCTGAATTCCCCAGATGCTACTGCGGTCAGGCAGTACATTAAGACATCCAGCAAGCCAACAGCCTCAATCATTTTCAATGGCACGGCACTGGGAACCGCTCCAGCTCCTGTAGTTGCTTACTTCTCATCTCGAGGGCCTAGTACAGCAAGCCCTGGTATTCTTAAGCCTGACATCATCGGACCTGGAGTGAATGTCATCGCAGCATGGCCATTCAAAGTAGGACCAAATACAGCTGATGGACATGGTAAGGTCTTCAACTCCATGTCTGGAACATCAATGTCTGCACCTCACCTTAGTGGCATTGCAGCTATTATCAAGAGTGCACATCCTGATTGGTCACCTGCGGCGATCAAGTCAGCCATCATGACAACAGCCTATGTTGTTTATGATAACAAAAAGCCTATCCTTGATGAGAAATTCAATCCGGCTGGTCATTTCAGTATTGGTGCTGGACATGTTAACCCTTCTGAGGTTATCAATCCAGGTCTAGTATATGACACTGATGTGGAGCAATACATTTTGTATCTCTGTGGCCTAGGTTACACAGATTCTGAAGTCGAGATAATCACACATCAGAAAGGTGTCTGCAGCAAAGGAACAAAAATAGCGGAAGCTGAGCTGAACTACCCTTCGATTGCATCAAGGGCAAGTTCTGGCAAACTTGTTGTGAACCGTACTGTCACAAACGTTGGCGATGCGATGTCGTCTTATACCGTTGAGATTGACATGCCCAAGGAAGTTAAGGCGACAGTGTCTCCAACAAAGCTAGAATTCACTGAGGCGCAGGAGAGTAAAACATTTACTGTAAGCTTAATCTGGGATGCTAGCAAAACTAAGAATGCTGAGGGAAGCTTCAAGTGGGTCTCTAACAAGCATGTTGTGAGGAGCCCCATTGTAATATTCTAA
- the LOC117847361 gene encoding 11-beta-hydroxysteroid dehydrogenase 1A produces the protein MDLVNGVLNWVVTPAMVAGLLLFYPPYYLFKSCYSFLSWLFPEDVAGKVVLVTGASSGIGEQLAYQYALKRASLALVARTESSLRHVADRAIELGARDVIVLPGDVANPDDCKRFVQTAISHYDRLDHLVCNAGIASVGAFQEIPDVTNYSSQLDVNFWGSVQTTFAALPYLKRSRGRIVVTASATAWNPVPRMSFYNAANAALVNFFETLRTELGSEIGITIVTPGWIESEMSKGKYLKEHGEMEVDQEMRDAQIGLFPVEYAKNCARAMVQAACQGERYLTVPAWFRAMYLWRVFAPEVVEVCYRLLYMHGHGASQTDAPSKTMAEAGGKQLLYPTSLRSDDVKSD, from the exons ATGGATCTGGTGAACGGGGTGCTGAACTGGGTGGTGACGCCGGCCATGGTGGCCGGCCTGCTGCTCTTCTACCCGCCCTACTACCTCTTCAAGAGCTGCTACTCCTTCCTCTCATGGCTCTTCCCCGAGGACGTCGCCGGGAAGGTCGTCCTCGTCACCGGCGCATCCTCCGGCATCGGCGAG CAACTGGCATACCAGTACGCGTTGAAGAGGGCCTCTCTAGCCCTAGTAGCAAGAACGGAATCGAGCCTCCGTCATGTTGCGGACCGAGCAATTGAGCTCGGTGCACGTGACGTGATTGTTCTACCAGGCGATGTCGCAAACCCTGATGATTGCAAGAGATTTGTCCAGACTGCGATCAGTCACTACGATCGAT TGGACCATCTTGTGTGCAACGCTGGCATCGCAAGCGTAGGAGCGTTTCAGGAGATTCCAGATGTGACCAACTACAGTTCTCAGCTT GATGTGAACTTCTGGGGTTCAGTTCAGACAACCTTTGCTGCACTCCCGTATCTGAAAAGGAGCCGAGGAAGAATCGTTGTCACCGCTTCTGCAACAGCATGGAATCCTGTTCCAAGAATGAGCTTCTATAAT GCTGCCAATGCTGCGCTGGTGAACTTCTTTGAGACGCTGCGAACCGAGCTTGGAAGCGAAATTGGGATCACAATAGTAACCCCTGGATGGATCGAGTCTGAAATGTCAAAAGGGAAATACCTGAAGGAGCATGGAGAGATGGAGGTTGATCAAGAAATGCGTGAT GCTCAAATTGGTTTGtttccagtggagtacgcgaaGAACTGCGCCAGGGCCATGGTGCAAGCAGCTTGCCAAGGTGAGCGCTATCTCACGGTGCCGGCATGGTTCAGGGCAATGTACCTGTGGAGGGTGTTTGCGCCGGAGGTCGTCGAGGTCTGCTACCGCCTCCTGTACATGCACGGCCATGGCGCGAGCCAAACCGACGCCCCGAGCAAGACGATGGCTGAGGCAGGTGGGAAGCAGCTGCTGTACCCAACCTCGCTGCGTTCTGACGACGTCAAGAGCGACTGA
- the LOC117850942 gene encoding TPD1 protein homolog 1A translates to MAWPINLTAAIFLLLLVAQVESQGCTPSSISVQQTNTGKTVGGIDTVFQVTVTNRCRCAVKNVYLRSNGFSSSTPVDPKLFRRAGSGYLLGDGRQIPSSKSVTFQYAWDHYFKMAPASVQAQC, encoded by the exons ATGGCGTGGCCCATCAATCTTACTGCTGCAATCTTTCTGCTACTCCTGGTTGCCCAAG TGGAAAGCCAGGGGTGTACGCCGTCGAGCATCAGCGTCCAGCAAACCAACACCGGTAAGACGGTTGGTGGGATCGACACGGTGTTTCAGGTGACGGTGACCAACCGGTGCCGGTGCGCAGTGAAGAACGTCTACCTCCGGTCCAACGGCTTCTCAAGCTCCACCCCTGTCGACCCGAAGCTCTTCCGGCGGGCCGGGTCCGGTTACCTCCTCGGCGACGGCCGGCAGATCCCGAGCTCCAAGTCTGTCACCTTCCAGTATGCTTGGGACCATTACTTCAAGATGGCGCCAGCAAGCGTGCAGGCCCAGTGCTAG